One window of Dyadobacter sandarakinus genomic DNA carries:
- a CDS encoding ABC-F family ATP-binding cassette domain-containing protein: protein MITVQNVSLRYGKRVLFDEVNIKFVPGNCYGVIGANGAGKSTFLKILSGEIEPQTGLVSMNPGERMTFLRQDQFQFDAYSVMDTVILGHERLYKIMKEREAIYEKVDFTDADGEKAAELEAEFADLNGWEAETEAAQLLSGLGLPESQHHAAMADLNANDKVRVLLAQALFGNPDVLLLDEPTNNLDVETVLWLENFLADFKNTVIVVSHDRHFLDQVCTHVVDIDFSKVQLFSGNYTFWYESSQLALKQRQDANKKSDEKRKELEEFIRRFSANASKSKQATSRQKLLEKLTVDDIKPSSRKYPYIAFKSEREVGDQLLRVEGLSKKAEDGTPLFSNLSFNVNKGDKIAFVSRNVLAVSTFFDIITEGQKADKGDYTWGVTITKSYFPKDPTPFFDVDLNLVDWLRQYSEEKDESFIRGFLGRMLFSGEESLKKAKVLSGGEKVRCMLSRTMLSGANALVLDDPTNHLDLESITALNNGLIDFPGCLLFYSHDHQFVHTIANRIIEIGPKGVLDKLMTYDDFLKDETVKQQRQKLY from the coding sequence ATGATTACGGTTCAGAACGTATCGCTGCGGTACGGCAAAAGAGTGTTATTTGATGAAGTAAACATAAAATTTGTCCCCGGTAACTGTTATGGCGTGATCGGTGCGAATGGGGCGGGGAAGTCCACTTTTCTGAAAATCCTTTCGGGCGAAATTGAGCCACAGACCGGCCTGGTTTCCATGAACCCGGGTGAAAGGATGACATTTTTGAGGCAGGATCAATTTCAGTTTGACGCATATTCCGTAATGGATACCGTGATTTTAGGGCATGAGCGCCTGTACAAAATCATGAAAGAGCGTGAAGCAATATATGAGAAAGTGGATTTTACGGATGCCGACGGCGAAAAAGCGGCAGAACTGGAAGCCGAGTTTGCTGATCTCAACGGTTGGGAGGCCGAAACGGAAGCTGCCCAGCTTTTAAGTGGGTTGGGCCTGCCCGAAAGCCAGCACCATGCAGCTATGGCCGACCTGAATGCCAACGATAAAGTACGCGTGCTGCTTGCACAGGCATTGTTTGGTAATCCCGACGTGCTGCTGCTGGATGAACCTACCAACAACCTGGACGTTGAAACCGTGCTCTGGCTTGAAAACTTCCTGGCTGATTTTAAAAATACAGTGATTGTGGTAAGCCACGACCGTCACTTCCTGGATCAGGTTTGTACGCACGTGGTCGACATTGATTTCAGCAAGGTGCAGCTTTTTTCGGGTAACTATACTTTCTGGTACGAGTCGAGCCAGCTGGCTTTAAAGCAGCGCCAGGACGCCAACAAGAAATCGGACGAAAAGCGCAAGGAGCTTGAAGAATTTATCCGCCGTTTCAGCGCAAATGCATCCAAGTCAAAGCAGGCGACTTCCCGTCAGAAGTTGCTTGAAAAACTGACTGTGGACGATATCAAGCCGTCTTCGCGTAAATATCCTTATATCGCATTCAAGTCCGAGCGCGAAGTAGGGGACCAGCTCCTGCGGGTCGAAGGTTTGTCCAAGAAAGCCGAGGATGGTACTCCACTTTTCAGTAACCTGAGCTTTAATGTTAACAAAGGCGATAAAATTGCGTTTGTGAGCCGCAATGTGCTGGCAGTAAGTACCTTCTTTGACATCATTACCGAAGGTCAGAAGGCTGATAAAGGTGATTATACCTGGGGAGTTACCATCACGAAATCGTACTTTCCGAAGGATCCTACGCCCTTTTTCGACGTAGACCTGAACCTGGTGGACTGGCTGCGGCAGTACTCGGAAGAAAAGGACGAAAGCTTTATCCGGGGATTTCTGGGACGGATGCTTTTCTCAGGAGAAGAGTCGCTCAAAAAAGCGAAAGTATTGTCGGGAGGTGAAAAAGTGCGTTGTATGCTGTCGCGGACGATGCTGTCGGGAGCCAATGCATTGGTGCTGGACGATCCTACTAATCACCTTGACCTTGAATCCATTACAGCCCTGAACAACGGACTTATCGACTTTCCCGGCTGTTTGCTGTTTTACTCCCATGACCACCAGTTTGTTCATACCATTGCCAATCGAATTATTGAGATCGGACCCAAAGGTGTTCTGGATAAACTGATGACGTATGATGATTTCCTGAAAGACGAAACAGTGAAGCAGCAGCGGCAAAAGCTGTATTGA
- a CDS encoding gluconate 2-dehydrogenase subunit 3 family protein, producing MKRRDSLRALTLSSLGISALNPQVSLAEQRELDTANPPETPLKIPGGRTKDEAIRDAKLIKEKFLTVAELATIKVLSDIIIPADDKSGSASQAGVPEFIEFIVKDMPQHQTPLRGGLKWLDRESGKRFGKIFTLCTKAQQLQIVDDIAYPEKAKPIYSQGVAFFNLMRNLTASGFYTSKMGIEDIGYKGNTPNVWEGVPDDVLKQYGVSYDS from the coding sequence ATGAAACGCAGAGATTCATTAAGAGCTTTAACGCTCAGCTCACTGGGGATCAGCGCATTGAACCCGCAAGTGTCGCTGGCTGAACAGCGCGAGCTGGACACGGCGAATCCGCCGGAAACTCCGCTTAAAATTCCGGGAGGCCGCACCAAAGATGAGGCAATCCGGGATGCAAAGCTGATCAAAGAGAAATTTCTGACCGTGGCAGAGCTTGCGACCATCAAGGTACTGAGCGATATCATTATTCCGGCAGATGACAAGTCGGGCAGTGCCAGCCAGGCGGGCGTACCCGAGTTTATCGAGTTCATCGTCAAAGACATGCCCCAGCATCAAACTCCGCTTCGTGGCGGATTGAAATGGCTGGACAGAGAGTCAGGAAAACGGTTTGGGAAAATATTCACCCTTTGCACCAAAGCCCAGCAACTGCAGATTGTGGATGACATCGCTTATCCCGAAAAAGCAAAACCCATTTACAGCCAGGGCGTTGCATTTTTCAACCTCATGCGGAACCTGACGGCTTCGGGTTTTTACACTTCTAAAATGGGGATTGAAGATATCGGGTATAAAGGTAATACACCCAATGTTTGGGAAGGTGTACCGGACGATGTGCTCAAACAATATGGCGTGAGCTACGATTCCTGA
- a CDS encoding GMC oxidoreductase — protein sequence MFQIKEQPTVYDVCIIGSGAGGGMAAYQLAKAGAKVALLEAGGYFDPADPKYITQLKWPWESPRRGASNHRPFGDFDAAWGGWEIDGEPYTHKNGTQFDWFRSRMLGGRTNHWGRISLRFGPKDFKRKSIDGLGDDWPIGYDDVKPYYDQVDKLIGVFGTVENMDNEPDGIFLPPPKPRLHELFLKQAGKKVNIPVIPSRLSILTKPINDQRGVCFYCSQCSRACQAYADFSASSVLCIPAIKTGNVTLINNAMAREVLTDPSTGLATGVSYVDREKLTEHTVKAKVVVLAASAGETARLLLNSKSERHANGLANSSGVVGHYLHDSTGASRGAFLPHLMDRKRYNEDGVGGMHVYTPWWLDNKKLDFPRGYHIEYGGGMGMPSYGFGAGIEGMNGKYPTAAGVMKPAGGYGASLKEDYRRFYGAYVGMAGRGEAVPNFDNYCEIDPNVVDKYGIPVLRFHYKWADYEIKQAKHMHDTFEEIIHALGGVATGSKPGADSNYGIAAPGRIIHEVGTARMGDDPKTAALNKFSQAHDAKNVFVVDGASFVSQADKNPTWTILALSMRTSEYIINQVKQKNI from the coding sequence ATGTTTCAAATCAAAGAACAACCTACCGTGTATGATGTCTGCATCATAGGATCAGGAGCGGGAGGAGGAATGGCAGCGTATCAACTTGCGAAGGCTGGTGCCAAGGTGGCCCTGCTGGAAGCAGGTGGATATTTTGACCCTGCCGATCCCAAATACATCACACAGTTGAAATGGCCCTGGGAATCTCCACGGCGCGGAGCTTCCAACCACCGGCCTTTTGGTGACTTCGATGCGGCATGGGGAGGTTGGGAGATAGATGGTGAACCGTACACACATAAAAACGGAACACAGTTTGACTGGTTCAGGTCGAGGATGCTTGGCGGCCGTACCAACCACTGGGGCCGCATTTCGCTGCGTTTCGGACCGAAAGATTTCAAAAGAAAAAGCATTGACGGCCTCGGTGACGACTGGCCGATCGGATATGACGATGTTAAGCCATACTATGACCAGGTAGACAAGCTGATCGGCGTTTTCGGGACTGTGGAAAACATGGATAATGAGCCGGATGGTATTTTTCTGCCTCCGCCCAAGCCACGTCTGCACGAGCTCTTTTTAAAGCAGGCGGGTAAAAAGGTGAACATCCCGGTGATTCCGTCCCGCCTTTCCATTCTCACCAAACCTATCAACGATCAGCGTGGGGTTTGTTTTTATTGCAGCCAGTGCTCCCGTGCATGTCAGGCCTATGCCGACTTTTCGGCTTCGTCCGTATTGTGTATTCCGGCGATCAAAACAGGCAATGTTACGCTGATCAACAATGCGATGGCACGCGAAGTACTCACGGATCCTTCTACCGGGCTTGCTACGGGCGTATCCTACGTGGATCGCGAGAAGCTGACGGAACATACTGTAAAAGCCAAGGTGGTAGTACTTGCAGCCAGTGCGGGCGAGACTGCGCGTCTTTTACTGAACTCAAAATCGGAGCGCCACGCCAATGGTCTGGCCAACTCCAGCGGCGTAGTAGGTCACTACCTGCACGATTCAACCGGCGCATCACGGGGAGCATTCCTGCCCCACCTGATGGATCGCAAACGCTACAATGAGGATGGTGTAGGCGGTATGCACGTGTACACACCGTGGTGGCTTGATAATAAGAAACTCGACTTCCCGAGAGGTTACCACATTGAGTACGGCGGAGGTATGGGTATGCCAAGCTACGGCTTCGGTGCGGGTATTGAAGGTATGAATGGAAAATACCCGACCGCAGCAGGTGTGATGAAACCGGCCGGTGGCTATGGTGCCTCTCTGAAAGAGGATTACAGGCGTTTTTACGGAGCATATGTAGGGATGGCCGGCCGCGGCGAGGCGGTGCCAAACTTTGATAACTACTGTGAAATAGACCCTAATGTGGTTGATAAATACGGTATTCCGGTACTGAGGTTCCACTACAAATGGGCAGATTACGAGATCAAGCAGGCCAAACACATGCATGATACTTTTGAAGAGATCATTCATGCGCTGGGCGGAGTTGCTACCGGCAGCAAACCGGGTGCAGATTCCAACTACGGCATTGCGGCCCCGGGCAGGATTATCCACGAGGTAGGTACGGCACGTATGGGTGATGATCCGAAAACCGCTGCATTGAACAAGTTTTCACAGGCTCATGATGCCAAAAACGTATTCGTGGTCGATGGTGCATCCTTCGTATCACAAGCCGACAAAAACCCGACCTGGACGATCCTTGCATTGTCCATGCGGACTTCGGAGTACATTATCAACCAGGTCAAGCAAAAGAACATCTAG
- a CDS encoding L-threonylcarbamoyladenylate synthase, translating into MATISNDIGLAKAFLVRGELVAIPTETVYGLAGNALDEQAVLSIFEVKNRPSFDPLIIHTDSLEKVHQYVSEIPEAALALAQRFWPGPLTLLLPKKSIVPDLVTSGLDRVAVRIPQHGLLLDLLKELDFPLAAPSANPFGYISPTTAAHVNAQLGSRIPYILDGGASRVGIESTIVGFEDGQATVYRLGGLAVDEIEKVIGAVNVTAHSSSNPAAPGMLKSHYAPRKPLFLGNRESFTPGHGECGYLLFDQYLNDRDTKYQRLLSPSGNMHEAAHNLFACLRELDALDIATIYAEKVPVAGLGAAINDRLQRAAAPQHDQAKN; encoded by the coding sequence TTGGCTACAATTAGCAATGATATCGGGCTTGCAAAAGCATTTTTGGTCCGCGGGGAGCTGGTGGCAATTCCTACCGAAACCGTGTATGGACTGGCTGGCAATGCACTCGACGAGCAGGCTGTCCTCTCCATTTTTGAAGTAAAAAACCGCCCGTCTTTTGATCCCCTGATTATTCATACGGACTCACTTGAAAAGGTGCACCAATATGTTTCGGAGATTCCGGAGGCTGCGCTCGCACTTGCGCAGCGCTTTTGGCCCGGGCCTCTCACGCTGCTTTTACCCAAAAAATCCATTGTTCCCGACCTCGTAACCTCAGGCCTTGACCGCGTTGCAGTTCGGATTCCGCAGCATGGCCTGCTGCTGGACCTGCTGAAAGAACTGGATTTTCCCCTTGCTGCTCCAAGCGCCAACCCTTTCGGATATATCAGTCCTACTACCGCGGCCCATGTCAATGCACAGCTCGGCTCCCGCATCCCCTACATTCTCGACGGTGGAGCGAGCAGGGTAGGCATTGAGTCAACCATTGTTGGTTTTGAAGACGGACAAGCCACGGTGTACCGGCTGGGCGGTCTGGCTGTAGACGAAATCGAGAAGGTAATCGGTGCCGTGAACGTGACCGCCCATAGTTCGTCCAACCCGGCTGCGCCCGGCATGTTAAAAAGCCATTATGCTCCCAGAAAACCGCTTTTCCTGGGAAACAGGGAAAGTTTCACACCTGGGCACGGCGAATGTGGATATCTTCTTTTTGACCAATACCTGAACGATCGCGATACGAAGTACCAGCGGCTGCTGAGCCCCTCAGGAAATATGCACGAGGCGGCACATAACCTTTTTGCCTGCCTGCGGGAACTAGATGCCCTGGATATTGCAACGATTTATGCAGAGAAGGTACCTGTTGCAGGTCTTGGAGCTGCTATCAACGACCGGCTGCAGCGGGCTGCCGCGCCGCAGCATGATCAGGCAAAAAACTGA
- a CDS encoding ATP-dependent DNA helicase has product MDTEKLLPSQLLRKRFPFRPTAGQLRFFEQTNDFLLEEKGLERYRDCFLLKGYAGTGKTTIISTLIKVLKNFGYKSVLLAPTGRAAKVMSGYSEKPALTIHKKIYKQIADAYTGSLAFQRQKNYHDNTLFIVDEASMITDEADFGNRSLLADLVEFVFQNPGNKLMLVGDTAQLPPVGKDTSPALDKDYMERTFYMSVFEEELREVMRQDELSGILFNATQLRDQLNAEPPVISIKTRSFPDVFKMKGDKLEEGLRYTYDKFGQENVIILTRSNRTAVQYNEYVRRMIHFSEEELDAGDRLMVVRNNYNILDEDSPAGFIANGDFVELLKIRKTQEMYGFRFADVTLRLTDYEKQPEFDAKIFLDTLHSASPSMSNEDNKKLYESVQEDYFHIKSKKERAEALRKDPYLNALQVKFAYALTCHKSQGGQWSAVFIDQGYLPEEQINTEFVRWLYTAVTRATDEVFLMNFHPQFFA; this is encoded by the coding sequence ATGGATACCGAAAAACTACTGCCTTCCCAGCTCCTGCGAAAGCGTTTCCCTTTCAGGCCGACTGCGGGGCAGCTTCGTTTTTTCGAGCAGACCAATGATTTTCTGCTTGAAGAAAAAGGTCTGGAAAGGTACCGCGATTGTTTTTTGCTGAAAGGATATGCAGGTACCGGCAAAACGACGATCATCAGTACCCTGATCAAGGTTCTGAAAAATTTTGGCTACAAATCGGTACTCCTCGCTCCTACCGGCCGCGCGGCCAAGGTGATGTCCGGCTACTCGGAAAAACCTGCGCTGACCATCCACAAGAAAATTTACAAGCAGATAGCGGACGCATACACCGGCAGCCTGGCATTTCAGCGGCAGAAGAATTACCACGATAACACTCTTTTTATCGTGGATGAAGCTTCTATGATCACCGATGAGGCCGATTTTGGAAACCGCAGCCTGCTAGCTGACCTGGTGGAATTTGTTTTTCAGAATCCCGGCAACAAGCTGATGCTCGTCGGTGATACGGCCCAGCTACCTCCCGTGGGTAAGGACACCAGTCCTGCCCTGGACAAGGATTATATGGAAAGAACATTCTATATGTCTGTGTTTGAGGAAGAGCTGCGCGAGGTCATGCGCCAGGACGAACTGTCAGGGATCCTGTTCAATGCAACCCAGCTGCGGGACCAGCTGAATGCCGAGCCCCCGGTGATCAGCATCAAAACCCGCTCGTTCCCCGATGTTTTCAAAATGAAGGGAGACAAGCTCGAAGAAGGGCTCCGGTACACTTATGATAAATTCGGGCAGGAAAATGTCATTATTCTCACGCGGTCCAACCGTACGGCTGTCCAGTACAACGAGTACGTCCGGCGCATGATCCATTTTTCCGAAGAAGAACTCGATGCCGGTGACCGCCTGATGGTGGTGCGCAACAATTATAATATCCTTGATGAGGATTCGCCGGCCGGCTTTATTGCAAACGGAGATTTTGTAGAACTTTTGAAAATCCGGAAAACGCAGGAAATGTATGGTTTCCGTTTTGCAGACGTAACCCTGCGGCTGACTGATTACGAAAAGCAGCCCGAATTTGATGCCAAGATCTTCCTGGACACCCTCCATTCGGCCTCACCTTCCATGTCGAATGAAGACAATAAGAAGCTTTATGAAAGCGTGCAAGAGGATTACTTTCATATCAAATCAAAAAAAGAGCGGGCTGAGGCCCTGCGCAAAGATCCGTATCTGAATGCATTGCAGGTCAAGTTTGCCTACGCACTTACCTGCCACAAATCGCAGGGCGGGCAATGGAGCGCAGTGTTTATTGACCAGGGTTACCTGCCGGAAGAGCAGATCAATACCGAATTTGTCCGCTGGCTGTACACGGCCGTAACCCGCGCCACAGACGAAGTTTTCCTGATGAATTTCCATCCTCAGTTTTTTGCCTGA
- a CDS encoding CBS domain-containing protein, which yields MGKKPINALWSVTSYNTVFEALELMAEKNIGAVLVIEDDELIGIFSERDYARKVVLQGRASRDTIIGDVMTSRVITVEIDQKIEECMQIMSDRHIRHLPVNRGGKLVGIISINDIVSAIISEQKEHINTLESYIAGVPYV from the coding sequence ATGGGCAAAAAGCCCATTAATGCCCTTTGGTCGGTTACGAGCTACAACACAGTCTTCGAAGCACTGGAACTGATGGCTGAAAAGAATATCGGTGCGGTGCTGGTGATTGAGGATGACGAGCTGATCGGGATATTTTCTGAGCGGGATTATGCCAGAAAAGTCGTGCTGCAGGGCCGTGCTTCGCGGGATACCATCATCGGCGATGTAATGACAAGCCGCGTGATCACGGTCGAAATTGACCAGAAGATTGAGGAATGTATGCAGATCATGTCGGACCGGCATATCCGGCACTTGCCCGTCAACCGCGGGGGAAAGCTGGTGGGTATCATTTCCATCAATGACATTGTATCTGCCATTATCAGCGAGCAGAAAGAGCACATCAACACCCTCGAAAGCTACATTGCAGGCGTGCCCTACGTCTGA